The Streptomyces kanamyceticus genome window below encodes:
- a CDS encoding bifunctional albaflavenone monooxygenase/terpene synthase, with the protein MSVESAIPAPAASGPGPLRTPPLVAGGAPLLGHAWNLVRDPLGFLADLRDHGDLVRIRLGPKTAYAVCDPELVGALLKNPEYIVGGPLWDTLEVLLGKGVATSNGKLHRRQRRMMQPAFRPERIADYAKVMEEEARATAARWQPGGTVDVSAEMFRTAVRVVSRSLLEVDSIGEKADRISESLHTVFEGLYRRMVLSVGPLYRVPTPANRRFERALADLHALVDEIVAERRAAGPGGPDDLLAELLRATDESGAPITDQEIHDHVVSLVVAGAENVASTLAWAFHLLTEYPEQERRLVEEVNSVAQGRAITFADLGGLPHLRNVVTEAMRIRPAAWIFTRRSVAETELGGYRIPADADIVYSVYAMQRDPRSFERHLEFDPDRWNPERASDVPEFAMMPFSVGNRKCPGDHFSLAELALILGTVIPKWRLTPVAETDTGTKIGITLHPKRLVLRADPR; encoded by the coding sequence ATGAGCGTCGAATCCGCAATACCCGCCCCCGCCGCTTCAGGACCGGGCCCGCTGCGCACCCCGCCGCTCGTCGCCGGGGGCGCGCCCTTGCTCGGCCACGCCTGGAACCTGGTGCGTGACCCACTGGGCTTCCTCGCCGATCTGCGTGACCATGGGGATCTCGTACGGATCAGGCTGGGGCCCAAGACGGCGTACGCGGTGTGCGATCCGGAACTGGTCGGCGCCCTCCTGAAGAACCCCGAGTACATCGTCGGCGGACCGCTCTGGGACACCCTGGAAGTGCTCCTCGGCAAGGGCGTGGCGACCAGCAACGGCAAGCTGCACCGGCGCCAGCGCCGCATGATGCAGCCCGCGTTCAGGCCCGAGCGGATCGCTGACTACGCCAAGGTGATGGAGGAGGAGGCGCGCGCCACGGCGGCCCGCTGGCAGCCGGGCGGCACCGTCGACGTCAGCGCGGAGATGTTCCGCACGGCGGTGCGCGTCGTCTCCCGCTCGCTCCTGGAGGTCGACTCCATCGGCGAGAAGGCGGACCGCATCAGCGAGTCGCTGCACACCGTCTTCGAGGGCCTCTACCGCCGGATGGTGCTGTCGGTCGGGCCGCTCTACCGGGTGCCGACCCCGGCCAACCGGCGCTTCGAGCGCGCGCTCGCCGATCTGCACGCGCTCGTCGACGAGATCGTCGCGGAGCGCCGTGCGGCCGGGCCCGGCGGCCCGGACGACCTGCTCGCGGAATTGCTGCGGGCCACGGACGAATCCGGGGCGCCCATAACCGATCAGGAGATCCACGACCACGTGGTTTCCCTGGTCGTCGCGGGAGCCGAGAATGTGGCCTCGACACTGGCGTGGGCGTTCCATCTCCTGACCGAATACCCGGAGCAGGAAAGGCGATTGGTTGAAGAGGTAAATTCCGTCGCGCAGGGGCGGGCGATCACATTCGCCGACCTGGGCGGGCTGCCGCACCTCCGGAATGTCGTCACGGAGGCCATGCGTATACGGCCCGCGGCTTGGATATTCACCCGCAGGTCCGTGGCCGAAACCGAGCTGGGCGGCTATCGCATTCCGGCGGACGCCGACATCGTCTACAGCGTGTACGCGATGCAGCGCGACCCGCGTTCCTTCGAGCGGCACTTGGAGTTCGACCCGGACCGCTGGAATCCGGAACGCGCCTCCGACGTCCCCGAGTTCGCGATGATGCCGTTCAGTGTCGGCAACCGAAAGTGCCCTGGAGACCACTTCAGCCTCGCTGAACTGGCCCTGATCCTGGGCACGGTGATCCCGAAGTGGCGCCTGACGCCGGTCGCGGAGACCGATACCGGTACCAAGATCGGCATCACGCTGCACCCCAAGCGGCTCGTCCTGCGGGCCGATCCGCGCTGA
- the def gene encoding peptide deformylase, whose product MAQDTEQQFSDGVLPVDDEGFVIDTEDCEERETAYRERGSSRPITVVGNPVLHKECKDVTAFDDELAKLIDDMFATQRVAQGVGVAANQVGVDLKVFVYDCMDDEGVRHVGVVCNPVVQELPAERRSLDDSGEGCLSVPTAYAPLARPDYAEVTGQDEKGNPIKVRGTGYFARCLQHETDHLYGYLYIDRLSKRERKDALRQMEEGTPRYPVVPND is encoded by the coding sequence ATGGCGCAGGACACTGAGCAGCAGTTCTCCGACGGGGTGCTCCCCGTCGACGACGAGGGCTTCGTCATCGACACGGAGGACTGCGAGGAGCGCGAGACGGCCTACCGCGAGCGCGGCTCGTCCCGGCCGATCACCGTCGTCGGCAATCCGGTCCTGCACAAGGAGTGCAAGGACGTCACGGCCTTCGACGACGAGCTCGCGAAGCTGATCGACGACATGTTCGCGACCCAGCGCGTCGCGCAGGGCGTGGGCGTGGCCGCCAACCAGGTCGGCGTCGACCTGAAGGTGTTCGTCTACGACTGCATGGACGACGAGGGCGTGCGCCACGTCGGCGTGGTCTGCAACCCCGTCGTCCAGGAGCTGCCCGCGGAGCGGCGCAGCCTGGACGACTCGGGCGAGGGCTGCCTCTCCGTGCCGACCGCCTACGCCCCCCTCGCCCGCCCCGACTACGCGGAGGTCACGGGGCAGGACGAGAAGGGCAACCCCATCAAGGTGCGGGGTACGGGCTACTTCGCGCGCTGCCTGCAGCACGAGACGGACCACCTGTACGGCTACCTGTACATCGACCGTCTCTCCAAGCGGGAGCGCAAGGACGCGCTGCGGCAGATGGAAGAGGGCACGCCGCGCTACCCGGTGGTGCCGAACGACTGA
- a CDS encoding GNAT family N-acetyltransferase — MDITIRDARPDEYEALGDLTAGAYLDDGHLSLGADDPYLSVLRDVAGRAAQTEVLVAAADEGPLGCVAFVPSGGPMADIARADQAEIRMLAVSAAARGRGAGETLVRECLRRARDAGRTGLVLSTQPSMRAAHRLYERLGFVRTPERDWQPIPDLTLLTYELTF; from the coding sequence ATGGACATCACGATCAGAGACGCGCGCCCCGACGAGTACGAGGCGTTGGGCGACCTCACCGCGGGGGCATACCTCGACGACGGACATCTGAGCCTCGGGGCCGACGACCCCTACCTCTCGGTGCTGCGGGACGTGGCGGGACGCGCCGCGCAGACCGAGGTCCTGGTGGCCGCGGCCGACGAGGGGCCGCTCGGCTGCGTGGCCTTCGTCCCGTCCGGCGGGCCGATGGCCGACATCGCGCGGGCCGACCAGGCGGAGATCCGCATGCTGGCCGTATCCGCCGCGGCGCGCGGCAGGGGCGCGGGCGAGACCCTGGTGCGGGAGTGCCTGCGGCGCGCCAGGGACGCGGGCCGCACGGGGCTCGTCCTGTCCACCCAGCCCTCGATGCGTGCCGCCCACCGGCTCTACGAGCGCCTCGGCTTCGTACGGACCCCGGAGCGGGACTGGCAGCCGATCCCCGACCTGACGCTGCTGACCTACGAGTTGACGTTCTAG
- the cyc1 gene encoding epi-isozizaene synthase, protein MPAYSGSTSQTQPHTQTVSVPPALAVPVIEAAFPRRLHPYWPKLQEKSRTWLREMRLMPPDKVERYADSLCYTDLVAGYYIGAPDELLTAIADLSSWFFAWDDRHDRDSVHGRTAQWRWLCRGLHGALNEPRPYLDHRDPLVAGFADCVLRLYAFLGPSWNARFARHFHPVIDAYDEEFRNRRTGTVPTVEAYVELRRLTFAHWAWIDLLEPTARRELPRPVRKHPAYRRAALATQDFSAWYNDLCSLPKELAGDELHNLGISLIHHEGMTLEQAVAEVHRRVTRCVTEFLAAEEEVHSFAAQLADGSAEGRNLADAVESCVFNMRNWFSSVYWFHHESGRYRVDSWDDRSIPPYVTEGTVAENKLVGEE, encoded by the coding sequence GTGCCTGCATATTCCGGGAGCACTTCACAGACACAGCCACACACACAGACGGTATCGGTCCCACCGGCGCTGGCCGTTCCGGTGATCGAGGCAGCGTTTCCTCGCCGTCTGCACCCGTATTGGCCAAAGCTTCAGGAGAAGTCCAGGACCTGGCTCCGCGAAATGCGGCTCATGCCCCCGGACAAGGTCGAGCGGTACGCGGACAGCCTGTGCTACACCGACCTGGTGGCGGGCTACTACATTGGCGCGCCGGACGAGTTGCTCACCGCGATAGCGGACCTCAGCAGCTGGTTCTTCGCATGGGACGACCGGCACGACAGGGACTCGGTGCACGGCAGGACGGCACAGTGGCGGTGGCTGTGCCGGGGCCTGCACGGGGCCCTCAACGAACCTCGCCCGTACCTGGACCACAGGGACCCGTTGGTCGCGGGGTTCGCCGACTGCGTCCTGCGGCTCTACGCGTTCCTCGGCCCCAGCTGGAACGCCAGGTTCGCCCGGCACTTCCACCCGGTGATCGACGCGTACGACGAGGAGTTCAGGAACCGGCGCACCGGCACGGTGCCCACGGTCGAGGCGTACGTCGAGCTGCGCCGCCTCACGTTCGCGCACTGGGCGTGGATCGACCTGCTCGAACCCACCGCGCGCCGCGAACTGCCGCGCCCCGTGCGGAAACACCCCGCATACCGGCGGGCGGCCCTCGCGACCCAGGACTTCTCGGCCTGGTACAACGACCTGTGCTCACTCCCGAAAGAACTCGCGGGAGACGAACTGCACAATCTCGGGATCAGCCTCATCCACCATGAGGGAATGACGCTCGAACAGGCCGTGGCGGAGGTCCACAGGCGCGTCACGCGATGCGTCACGGAATTCCTGGCGGCGGAGGAGGAAGTGCATTCATTCGCCGCCCAATTGGCGGACGGCAGTGCCGAGGGACGGAATCTCGCGGACGCGGTGGAATCCTGCGTCTTCAACATGCGGAACTGGTTCTCTTCCGTTTATTGGTTCCATCACGAATCCGGCCGCTATCGCGTGGACAGCTGGGACGACCGATCCATACCCCCCTACGTCACGGAAGGCACCGTGGCGGAAAACAAACTGGTTGGTGAGGAATGA
- a CDS encoding ribonucleoside-diphosphate reductase subunit alpha — MTIAPAEPASATTTPTAEGTDAPGTALLRTLTDLTADLPDADAGRVAAAALRGRSARADVAELRELATEAAAGLISEDPAYSKLAARLLSIGIREEAATQGVRSFTDSVAVGHREGLIADRTASFVTEHAARLDALVDAALADGADFRFGYFGLRTLHSRYLLRHPITRQVIETPQHFMLRVASGLAETASDAKTASARALDEVAALYGLMSRLDYLPSSPTLFNSGTRHPQMSSCYLLDSPLDELDSIYDRYHQVARLSKHAGGIGLSYSRIRSRGSLIRGTNGHSNGIVPFLKTLDASVAAVNQGGRRKGAAAVYLETWHSDIEEFLELRDNTGEDARRTHNLNLAHWIPDEFMRRVAADQDWSLFSPADVPELVDLWGEEFDAAYRAAEAAGHAKKTIPARDLYGRMMRTLAQTGNGWMTFKDAANRTANQTAEPGHTVHSSNLCTEILEVTDDGETAVCNLGSVNLGSFVREGDIDWERLDETVRTAVTFLDRVVDINFYPTEQAGRSNAKWRPVGLGAMGLQDVFFQLKLPFDSPEARALSTRIAERIMLASYEASADLAERNGPLPAWEKTRTARGVLHPDHYGVELTWPERWAALRERIATTGMRNSLLLAIAPTATIASIAGVYECIEPQVSNLFKRETLSGEFLQVNAYLVQELKRLGVWDAQTREALREANGSVQGFGWIPEEVRDLYRTAWEIPQRGLIDMAADRTPFLDQAQSLNLFLETPTIGKLSSMYAYAWQRGLKTTYYLRSRPATRIARAASGTTAQAAAPIPVQQATPDADAIACSLENPESCEACQ; from the coding sequence GTGACCATCGCGCCTGCCGAACCTGCGTCAGCGACGACCACGCCGACCGCCGAGGGTACCGACGCGCCAGGGACCGCGCTGCTGCGCACCCTGACCGACCTCACCGCCGACCTGCCCGACGCCGACGCGGGGCGGGTCGCCGCCGCCGCGCTGCGCGGCAGGTCGGCCCGGGCCGACGTGGCCGAGCTGCGGGAACTGGCGACCGAGGCGGCCGCGGGGCTCATCTCGGAGGACCCGGCGTACTCCAAGCTCGCCGCCAGGCTCCTGTCGATCGGCATCCGCGAGGAAGCGGCCACGCAGGGCGTGCGCTCCTTCACCGACTCCGTCGCGGTCGGCCACCGCGAGGGCCTGATCGCCGACCGCACGGCGTCCTTCGTCACCGAGCACGCGGCCCGGCTCGACGCGCTCGTGGACGCCGCGCTCGCGGACGGCGCGGACTTCCGCTTCGGCTACTTCGGCCTGCGCACCCTGCACAGCCGCTACCTCCTGCGCCACCCCATCACCCGGCAGGTCATCGAGACCCCGCAGCACTTCATGCTGCGCGTGGCGAGCGGCCTCGCGGAGACTGCATCTGATGCAAAGACAGCCAGCGCCCGCGCCCTGGACGAGGTCGCCGCGCTGTACGGCCTGATGAGCCGCCTGGACTACCTGCCGTCCTCGCCGACGCTGTTCAACTCCGGCACCCGGCACCCGCAGATGTCCTCCTGCTACCTCCTGGACTCCCCGCTCGACGAGCTCGACTCGATCTACGACCGCTACCACCAGGTCGCGCGGCTCTCCAAGCACGCGGGCGGCATCGGGCTCTCCTACTCCCGCATCCGCTCCCGCGGTTCGCTGATCCGCGGCACGAACGGGCACTCCAACGGCATCGTGCCGTTCCTGAAGACCCTCGACGCCTCGGTCGCGGCCGTGAACCAGGGCGGGCGCCGCAAGGGCGCGGCCGCGGTCTACCTGGAGACCTGGCACTCCGACATCGAGGAGTTCCTGGAGCTGCGCGACAACACCGGTGAGGACGCGCGCCGCACGCACAACCTCAACCTCGCGCACTGGATCCCCGACGAGTTCATGCGCCGGGTCGCCGCCGACCAGGACTGGTCGCTGTTCTCCCCGGCCGACGTGCCCGAGCTCGTCGACCTGTGGGGCGAGGAGTTCGACGCCGCCTACCGCGCGGCGGAGGCCGCGGGTCACGCGAAGAAGACCATCCCGGCCCGGGACCTGTACGGCCGCATGATGCGCACCCTCGCGCAGACCGGCAACGGCTGGATGACCTTCAAGGACGCCGCCAACCGCACCGCCAACCAGACGGCGGAGCCCGGCCACACGGTGCACTCCTCCAACCTCTGCACGGAGATCCTGGAGGTGACGGACGACGGGGAGACGGCCGTCTGCAACCTCGGCTCGGTCAACCTCGGATCGTTCGTACGCGAGGGTGACATCGACTGGGAGCGGCTCGACGAGACCGTCCGCACCGCCGTCACCTTCCTCGACCGCGTCGTCGACATCAACTTCTACCCGACCGAGCAGGCCGGGCGCTCCAACGCCAAGTGGCGCCCGGTGGGCCTCGGCGCGATGGGCCTCCAGGACGTCTTCTTCCAGCTGAAGCTGCCGTTCGACTCCCCCGAGGCGCGCGCCCTTTCCACCCGCATCGCCGAGCGCATCATGCTCGCTTCGTACGAGGCGTCCGCGGACCTCGCCGAGCGCAACGGCCCGCTGCCCGCCTGGGAGAAGACCCGCACCGCGCGCGGCGTCCTGCACCCCGACCACTACGGCGTCGAGCTGACCTGGCCGGAGCGCTGGGCGGCCCTGCGGGAGCGCATCGCCACGACCGGCATGCGCAACTCCCTGCTGCTCGCCATCGCGCCGACCGCCACGATCGCGTCCATCGCGGGTGTGTACGAGTGCATCGAGCCGCAGGTCTCCAACCTCTTCAAGCGCGAGACGTTGTCCGGCGAGTTCCTCCAGGTCAACGCCTATCTGGTGCAGGAGCTGAAGCGGCTCGGCGTCTGGGACGCGCAGACCCGTGAGGCGCTGCGCGAGGCCAACGGCTCCGTGCAGGGCTTCGGCTGGATCCCCGAAGAGGTCCGCGACCTGTACCGCACCGCGTGGGAGATCCCGCAGCGCGGCCTGATCGACATGGCGGCCGACCGCACCCCGTTCCTCGACCAGGCGCAGTCCCTGAACCTGTTCCTGGAGACGCCGACCATCGGCAAGCTCTCCTCGATGTACGCCTACGCCTGGCAGCGCGGCCTGAAGACCACGTACTACCTGCGTTCACGTCCGGCGACGCGCATCGCCCGCGCGGCCTCGGGCACGACCGCCCAGGCCGCCGCCCCGATCCCCGTCCAGCAGGCGACCCCCGACGCCGACGCGATCGCCTGCTCTCTTGAAAACCCCGAGTCCTGCGAGGCCTGCCAGTAA
- the mctP gene encoding monocarboxylate uptake permease MctP — protein sequence MNDGVNGVALAVFIFFFIAVTVMGFLAARWRKAETESLDEWGLGGRSFGTWVTWFLLGGDLYTAYTFVAVPAAIYAAGAAGFFAVPYTILVYPLIFTFLPRLWSVSHKHGYVTTSDFVRGRFGSKGLSLAVAVTGILATMPYIALQLVGIQAVLDVMGVGGGPDTNWFVKDLPLLIAFAVLAAYTYSSGLRAPALIAFVKDGLIYLVIIVAIIYIPIKLGGFDDIFAKAGHAFEQTNPATDKPRGALAPPEAGQWTYATLALGSALALFMYPHSITATLSSKSRNVIRRNTTILPLYSLMLGLLALLGFMAIAAGIKVDNGQLAIPQLFEDMFPDWFTGVAFAAIGIGALVPAAIMSIAAANLFTRNIYKDFLKPDATPEQETKISKLVSLLVKVGALVFVLTMDKTVAINFQLLGGIWILQTMPALVGGLFTRWPHRWALLAGWAVGMVYGTLAAYGVASPTQKHFGGSSDTIPGIGEIGYIGLTAFVLNVIVTVVLTFALKALKAPEGIDETSPGDYTADAGDPGVVQDLPKATAGAGH from the coding sequence ATGAACGACGGAGTCAACGGCGTCGCGCTCGCCGTCTTCATCTTCTTCTTCATCGCCGTCACGGTGATGGGCTTCCTCGCCGCCCGCTGGCGCAAGGCCGAGACCGAGAGCCTGGACGAATGGGGCCTGGGCGGACGGTCGTTCGGCACCTGGGTCACCTGGTTCCTGCTCGGCGGCGACCTGTACACGGCGTACACCTTCGTGGCCGTCCCCGCGGCGATCTACGCGGCGGGCGCGGCCGGTTTCTTCGCCGTCCCGTACACGATCCTCGTCTACCCGCTGATCTTCACCTTCCTGCCGCGCCTGTGGTCGGTCTCGCACAAGCACGGGTACGTGACCACGTCGGACTTCGTCCGCGGCCGGTTCGGCTCCAAGGGGCTCTCACTGGCCGTCGCGGTCACCGGCATCCTCGCCACGATGCCGTACATCGCGCTCCAACTGGTCGGCATCCAGGCCGTCCTGGACGTGATGGGCGTCGGCGGAGGACCCGACACCAACTGGTTCGTCAAGGACCTGCCGCTGCTCATCGCCTTCGCGGTGCTCGCCGCCTACACGTACTCCTCGGGCCTGCGCGCCCCCGCGCTCATCGCGTTCGTGAAGGACGGCCTGATCTACCTCGTCATCATCGTCGCCATCATCTACATCCCCATCAAGCTCGGCGGCTTCGACGACATCTTCGCCAAGGCCGGTCACGCCTTCGAGCAGACCAACCCGGCCACCGACAAGCCGCGCGGCGCGCTCGCGCCGCCCGAGGCGGGCCAGTGGACGTACGCGACGCTGGCGCTCGGCTCGGCCCTCGCGCTGTTCATGTACCCGCACTCGATCACGGCGACGCTCTCCTCCAAGAGCCGCAACGTGATCCGCCGCAACACCACGATCCTGCCGCTGTACTCACTGATGCTGGGGCTGCTCGCGCTGCTCGGCTTCATGGCGATCGCGGCCGGGATCAAGGTCGACAACGGCCAGCTGGCGATCCCGCAGCTCTTCGAGGACATGTTCCCCGACTGGTTCACCGGCGTCGCCTTCGCCGCGATCGGCATCGGCGCGCTCGTGCCCGCCGCCATCATGTCCATCGCGGCCGCGAACCTCTTCACCAGGAACATCTACAAGGACTTCCTCAAGCCCGACGCGACGCCCGAGCAGGAGACCAAGATCTCCAAGCTGGTCTCGCTCCTGGTGAAGGTGGGCGCGCTGGTCTTCGTCCTGACCATGGACAAGACCGTCGCGATCAACTTCCAGTTGCTCGGCGGCATCTGGATCCTGCAGACGATGCCCGCGCTGGTCGGCGGCCTGTTCACCCGCTGGCCCCACCGCTGGGCGCTGCTCGCGGGCTGGGCGGTCGGCATGGTCTACGGCACGCTCGCGGCGTACGGCGTCGCCTCGCCCACGCAGAAGCACTTCGGTGGCTCGTCCGACACGATCCCCGGCATCGGTGAGATCGGCTACATCGGCCTCACCGCGTTCGTCCTGAACGTGATCGTGACCGTGGTCCTCACCTTCGCCCTGAAGGCGCTGAAGGCCCCCGAGGGCATCGACGAGACCTCGCCCGGGGACTACACGGCGGACGCGGGCGATCCCGGCGTGGTCCAGGACCTGCCGAAGGCGACGGCCGGCGCCGGGCACTGA
- a CDS encoding tetratricopeptide repeat protein, with translation MRIFGKGRHRPSASWRQATDRAFTLIGDGRYEDAGALLTRAADLEPWLSESWFNLALLHKFRHDWEQARAAGLRAVALLDRSAGAPDWWNVGIAATALQDWPLARRAWQAYGLKVPGGVAASGEPTGMDLGSAAVRLSPEGEAEVVWGRRLDPARIELLSIPLPSSGRRWGEVVLHDGVPHGERTTAAGHSYPVFDEIELWAPSPVPTWVVLLEAATEADRDALEQLASDAGFAAEDWSSSVRLLCRMCSESRMPSDEGDGEHLDPHDHSEPGHPGPLGHRSPGAVWVPERECGIAAPAGLVRGLLDGWVADSPDSRDWRDLEEVC, from the coding sequence GTGAGGATCTTCGGCAAGGGACGGCACCGGCCCTCCGCCTCATGGCGGCAGGCGACCGACCGCGCGTTCACGCTGATCGGCGACGGCCGGTACGAGGACGCGGGGGCACTGCTCACGCGCGCGGCGGATCTCGAACCCTGGTTGTCCGAGTCCTGGTTCAATCTCGCGCTCCTGCACAAGTTCCGGCACGACTGGGAGCAGGCGCGGGCCGCCGGGCTGCGCGCCGTCGCGCTCCTGGACCGGTCGGCGGGCGCCCCCGACTGGTGGAACGTCGGCATCGCGGCGACCGCCCTCCAGGACTGGCCGCTGGCCCGCCGCGCCTGGCAGGCGTACGGCCTGAAGGTGCCCGGCGGGGTCGCGGCGTCCGGCGAGCCGACGGGCATGGACCTCGGCAGCGCGGCCGTGCGGCTCTCGCCGGAGGGCGAGGCCGAGGTCGTGTGGGGCCGCAGGCTCGACCCGGCACGCATCGAGCTCCTGTCCATCCCGCTGCCCTCGTCCGGGCGCCGCTGGGGCGAGGTCGTGCTGCACGACGGCGTCCCGCACGGCGAGCGGACCACGGCGGCCGGGCACTCCTACCCCGTCTTCGACGAGATCGAGCTCTGGGCGCCCTCGCCCGTGCCGACCTGGGTGGTGCTCCTGGAGGCCGCCACCGAGGCCGACAGGGACGCCCTGGAGCAGCTCGCCTCCGACGCGGGCTTCGCCGCCGAGGACTGGTCGTCCTCCGTACGGCTGCTCTGCCGGATGTGCTCCGAGTCCCGGATGCCGAGCGACGAGGGCGACGGCGAGCACCTGGACCCGCACGACCACAGCGAGCCGGGCCACCCGGGCCCGCTCGGCCACCGCAGCCCGGGAGCGGTCTGGGTGCCCGAGCGCGAGTGCGGCATCGCGGCGCCCGCGGGCCTGGTGCGCGGTCTGCTCGACGGCTGGGTGGCGGACAGCCCGGACTCCCGCGACTGGCGGGATCTCGAAGAGGTCTGCTGA
- a CDS encoding ribonucleotide-diphosphate reductase subunit beta has product MSSTTNSEKNLLDPGFELTLRPMRYPDFYERYRDAIKNTWTVEEVDLHSDVADLAKLSPGEQHMIGRLVAFFATGDSIVSNNLVLTLYKHINSPEARLYLSRQLFEEAVHVQFYLTLLDTYLPDPEDRAAAFDAVEEIPSIREKAEFCFKWINEVEKLDRLESKADRRRFLLNLICFAACIEGLFFYGAFAYVYWFRSRGLLHGLATGTNWVFRDETMHMSFAFDVVDTVRKEEPELFDDALQEQVTDMLKEAVEAELQFARDLCGDGLPGMNTDSMREYLQCVADQRLQRLGFAPVYGSENPFSFMELQGVQELTNFFERRPSAYQVAVEGSVSFDDEF; this is encoded by the coding sequence ATGAGCTCCACCACCAACTCCGAGAAGAACCTGCTCGACCCGGGCTTCGAGCTGACCCTGCGTCCCATGCGCTACCCGGACTTCTACGAGCGCTACCGGGACGCGATCAAGAACACCTGGACCGTCGAGGAGGTCGACCTCCACTCGGACGTCGCCGACCTCGCCAAGCTCTCGCCGGGCGAGCAGCACATGATCGGCCGTCTGGTCGCGTTCTTCGCGACGGGTGACTCGATCGTCTCCAACAACCTGGTGCTCACGCTCTACAAGCACATCAACTCCCCCGAGGCGCGGCTCTACTTGAGCCGTCAGCTCTTCGAGGAGGCCGTGCACGTCCAGTTCTATCTGACGCTGCTCGACACCTATCTGCCCGACCCGGAGGACCGCGCCGCCGCCTTCGACGCGGTCGAGGAGATCCCCTCGATCCGGGAGAAGGCCGAGTTCTGCTTCAAGTGGATCAACGAGGTCGAGAAGCTGGACCGCCTGGAGAGCAAGGCCGACCGCCGCCGCTTCCTGCTCAACCTCATCTGCTTCGCCGCGTGCATCGAGGGCCTGTTCTTCTACGGTGCCTTCGCGTACGTCTACTGGTTCCGCAGCCGCGGCCTGCTGCACGGCCTCGCGACCGGCACCAACTGGGTGTTCCGTGACGAGACGATGCACATGAGCTTCGCCTTCGACGTGGTCGACACGGTCCGCAAGGAGGAGCCCGAGCTCTTCGACGACGCGCTCCAGGAGCAGGTCACGGACATGCTCAAGGAGGCCGTCGAGGCCGAGCTGCAGTTCGCCCGCGACCTGTGCGGCGACGGCCTGCCCGGCATGAACACGGACTCGATGCGCGAGTACCTGCAGTGCGTCGCCGACCAGCGCCTGCAGCGGCTCGGCTTCGCGCCGGTCTACGGCTCGGAGAACCCGTTCTCCTTCATGGAGCTGCAGGGCGTGCAGGAGCTGACCAACTTCTTCGAGCGGCGGCCCTCCGCGTACCAGGTCGCGGTCGAGGGTTCGGTCTCCTTCGACGACGAGTTCTGA